From a region of the uncultured Draconibacterium sp. genome:
- a CDS encoding outer membrane protein transport protein yields MKHLKLKALLVLMAGLFISSQTFATDGYFSVGYGTINKGLAGAGIAFYQGSLINGNPAGNVFLGTKYQFGVNFFNPNRQYTVTGNPSGMEGTFGLMPGTVESDSKLFLMPSAGANWMVSDNSSISAALFGNGGMNTDYPTATFYDPMSETTGVNLAQMYGNITYSQKLGEKHSIGVTGVLAYQYFEAKGLMAFGAFSSNPSAISGNGTDSGLGYGFKIGYLGQLTDNFSIGLTYQSKVWMSEFDDYSGLFAEQGDFDIPSSWTAGFAWEVADDFTIMADVKQIMYGDVKSIGNPMLPNLMTTQLGADDGAGFGWENIMVYKLGFNYAGVDTWEFRAGLSIGDNPIQSSEVMFNILAPGVIENQIALGLSKEVGKSGNQFHVAFNYAMNSNVEGPNPLDPPSGQTIDIEMNQFELELGFSF; encoded by the coding sequence ATGAAACACTTAAAACTAAAGGCTTTGCTGGTTCTAATGGCTGGTCTTTTTATTTCTTCACAAACATTTGCAACCGATGGTTATTTTAGCGTTGGCTATGGTACAATTAATAAAGGATTGGCCGGTGCCGGAATTGCATTTTATCAGGGATCGTTAATTAACGGCAATCCTGCCGGTAATGTGTTCCTTGGAACGAAATACCAGTTTGGAGTTAACTTCTTTAATCCGAACAGACAGTACACCGTAACAGGAAACCCCTCGGGTATGGAAGGTACTTTTGGTTTAATGCCCGGAACTGTTGAAAGTGACAGCAAATTATTTTTAATGCCTTCGGCTGGCGCCAACTGGATGGTTAGCGACAACTCTAGTATTTCTGCTGCTTTATTCGGAAATGGAGGAATGAACACAGATTACCCAACAGCAACATTCTACGATCCAATGTCGGAAACTACCGGTGTAAATCTTGCACAGATGTATGGAAACATTACTTACTCGCAGAAGTTGGGCGAAAAACACAGTATTGGTGTAACCGGTGTGTTGGCTTACCAATATTTCGAAGCAAAAGGATTAATGGCTTTTGGTGCATTCTCTTCTAATCCATCAGCAATTTCAGGAAATGGCACTGACAGCGGTTTGGGTTATGGATTTAAAATCGGATACCTCGGTCAATTAACTGATAACTTCTCAATAGGTTTAACTTATCAATCGAAAGTTTGGATGAGCGAATTCGATGATTATTCAGGTTTGTTTGCCGAGCAAGGTGATTTTGATATTCCTTCAAGCTGGACAGCAGGTTTTGCATGGGAAGTTGCTGACGATTTTACCATAATGGCCGATGTTAAACAAATTATGTATGGCGATGTAAAATCAATTGGCAACCCAATGTTACCAAATCTAATGACGACTCAACTTGGAGCAGACGATGGAGCCGGTTTCGGATGGGAAAATATAATGGTATACAAACTTGGTTTTAACTATGCAGGTGTTGATACATGGGAATTCCGTGCAGGACTTTCAATTGGCGATAACCCAATTCAATCTTCAGAAGTAATGTTTAATATTCTTGCACCTGGTGTAATTGAAAACCAGATCGCTCTTGGTTTATCAAAAGAAGTTGGGAAATCGGGTAACCAATTCCACGTTGCTTTTAATTATGCAATGAACAGCAATGTTGAAGGTCCTAACCCACTTGATCCTCCATCGGGACAGACCATCGATATTGAAATGAATCAATTTGAATTAGAGTTGGGATTCTCATTCTAA
- a CDS encoding exodeoxyribonuclease III has translation MKLISWNVNGIRAVAKKNFFEDFNQLDADILCLQETKAQDDQVAETLAPIAGYHIYSNSAEKKGYSGTAILSKIEPVSVSCDMGIDVHDTEGRVLCLEYEKFYVVNVYVPNSGSELKRLEYRQEWDLAFFNYLKDLEKTKPVVVCGDFNVAHRPIDLARPKPNYNKSAGFMQEEIDGMDRFTQGGLVDTFRHFYPDVTDKYSWWSYRAGARGKNVGWRIDYFLVSESFIPQVQKAYILNEVMGSDHCPVGIEIVG, from the coding sequence ATGAAATTGATATCGTGGAATGTAAACGGAATACGTGCCGTTGCCAAAAAGAATTTTTTTGAGGATTTTAATCAATTGGATGCCGATATACTTTGCCTGCAGGAAACCAAAGCACAAGATGACCAGGTTGCTGAAACGCTGGCACCTATTGCTGGCTACCATATCTATTCCAATTCGGCAGAAAAAAAAGGCTACTCAGGAACAGCAATCCTTTCGAAGATAGAACCGGTAAGCGTTTCGTGCGATATGGGAATTGATGTTCATGATACCGAAGGCCGTGTTTTATGCCTCGAATATGAAAAGTTTTATGTGGTAAATGTATATGTCCCCAACTCTGGTAGCGAATTAAAACGTTTGGAGTACCGTCAGGAATGGGACCTGGCTTTTTTTAATTACCTGAAAGACCTGGAAAAAACTAAGCCGGTTGTGGTGTGTGGGGATTTTAATGTGGCCCACCGCCCTATCGATCTGGCACGACCAAAACCAAACTACAACAAATCGGCGGGTTTTATGCAGGAAGAAATCGACGGAATGGATCGCTTTACACAAGGCGGGCTGGTTGATACATTCCGCCATTTTTACCCCGATGTTACCGACAAATATTCATGGTGGAGTTACCGTGCCGGAGCTCGCGGCAAGAACGTAGGCTGGAGAATCGATTATTTCCTTGTTTCTGAAAGCTTTATTCCGCAAGTACAAAAGGCATATATTTTGAACGAAGTTATGGGCTCCGACCATTGTCCGGTAGGCATTGAAATAGTAGGTTAA
- the hrpB gene encoding ATP-dependent helicase HrpB has translation MNFDPHTTNLPIVDVIGDVKQHLQKENTLIVHAPPGAGKSTVLPLVLLEESWLNGQKIIMLEPRRLAARSIATRLAELLGEPVGKRVGYRIRFDNCVSRSTQLEVVTEGILTRMLQSDNALEGVGMVIFDEFHERSLFADVALALSREAQQILRPDLRIMIMSATLNMPQLTQLLKAPSVVSEGRQYPVEIHYEGDNDLKLLPELTSRVITKAVEKHDGDLLVFLPGEAEIKNTEAILRSKHKGIAIHPLYGQLSPQKQFAAIMPSREGRRKIILATSIAETSLTIEGVKVVIDCGFSRTLKFNPNTGLSRLETVEITLDSADQRAGRAGRLGPGICYRMWTKATHHRLNKHRTPEIEEADLASLALEMAIWGVDDINKLTWLTPPPKGHVLQANELLEQLDAVDAGKITNHGKAIHRLPCHPRLAHMLLLAQNDNLTALACDIAAILEERDPLNRDAGIDINLRIEALRRYRTRTLKNKRLKHIAKISAQYHKMLNIDEDNSSIDPFETGLLLAYAYPERIAHATPGNNAQFKLANGNIAAAGHEDDLAHEDWLSIASVNARDGVGRIFLASPLNPRDLAPMVKTVESISWDTKRGGFSAFSELRIGSIILQQKPLQDYNIDQKIKAISDAIKKEGAWLLDFNPDVEQWQNRIISLRQWESNGDWPDVSTSHLLATNYEWLSPYLADVKKPEDLKRIDLKKVLQNHLSYESQQLLDKLAPERLQVPSGSNIKLEYGSRGEAPILAVRLQEIFGLLETPTVNNGSIKILLHLLSPGFKPVQVTDDLNSFWTNTYFEVKKELKARYPKHHWPDNPLEAEPLRGVKRRGPKN, from the coding sequence TTGAATTTCGATCCACATACTACCAATTTACCAATCGTTGATGTAATCGGCGATGTAAAACAACACCTGCAAAAGGAAAATACTTTAATCGTTCACGCACCTCCCGGAGCCGGAAAAAGTACCGTTCTTCCGCTTGTGCTTCTTGAAGAAAGCTGGCTGAATGGGCAAAAGATTATCATGCTTGAACCTCGCCGCCTGGCCGCCAGAAGTATTGCCACCCGCCTGGCCGAACTTTTAGGTGAGCCGGTTGGGAAACGTGTTGGTTACCGCATTCGTTTTGACAATTGTGTTAGTAGATCCACACAACTGGAGGTGGTTACTGAAGGAATCCTAACCCGCATGTTGCAAAGCGATAATGCATTGGAAGGTGTTGGAATGGTTATTTTTGATGAGTTTCACGAACGTAGTCTTTTTGCCGATGTAGCATTGGCACTGTCGCGCGAGGCCCAGCAGATTTTACGTCCTGATCTGCGCATCATGATCATGTCGGCCACGCTAAATATGCCACAACTTACGCAGTTACTTAAAGCACCATCGGTAGTTAGTGAAGGACGCCAGTATCCTGTCGAGATTCATTATGAAGGTGATAACGACCTAAAGCTTCTACCTGAACTAACCAGTCGTGTGATAACAAAAGCAGTTGAAAAGCACGATGGTGACCTATTGGTATTTCTGCCCGGCGAAGCAGAAATAAAAAACACAGAAGCCATTTTACGAAGCAAACACAAAGGAATTGCCATTCATCCGCTTTACGGACAGCTGTCGCCGCAAAAGCAGTTTGCAGCAATAATGCCCAGCCGCGAAGGACGACGAAAAATTATACTTGCTACATCCATCGCCGAGACCAGCTTAACGATTGAAGGCGTTAAAGTTGTAATTGACTGTGGATTTAGCCGAACGCTCAAATTCAATCCAAACACTGGCTTGTCGCGCCTCGAAACAGTGGAAATAACTTTAGATTCGGCCGACCAGAGAGCAGGACGTGCAGGCCGGCTTGGCCCCGGAATTTGTTACCGCATGTGGACGAAGGCAACGCATCATCGTTTGAACAAACATCGCACACCGGAAATTGAAGAAGCAGACCTTGCTTCGCTTGCCCTTGAAATGGCCATATGGGGTGTTGATGATATCAATAAATTGACCTGGCTAACTCCCCCACCAAAAGGCCACGTTTTGCAAGCCAACGAATTGCTGGAGCAATTGGATGCGGTTGATGCCGGAAAAATTACAAATCATGGTAAAGCTATACATCGTCTGCCTTGTCATCCACGACTGGCACACATGTTACTTCTGGCGCAAAACGATAATCTTACAGCATTGGCATGCGATATTGCTGCTATTTTGGAAGAACGCGATCCATTAAACCGCGATGCCGGAATCGATATAAATTTACGCATTGAGGCTTTGCGCCGTTACCGCACCAGAACATTAAAAAATAAGCGACTGAAACATATTGCCAAAATTTCGGCACAATACCATAAAATGCTAAATATTGATGAAGACAATTCATCTATTGATCCATTTGAAACCGGTTTATTACTGGCCTACGCTTACCCTGAACGCATTGCTCACGCCACGCCAGGTAACAATGCACAGTTTAAATTGGCGAACGGTAATATCGCTGCTGCCGGGCACGAAGACGATCTGGCGCATGAAGATTGGCTGTCGATCGCAAGTGTAAATGCCCGCGATGGTGTTGGCCGCATATTCTTGGCATCGCCACTAAATCCTCGTGATCTCGCGCCGATGGTTAAAACCGTTGAATCTATCAGCTGGGATACAAAAAGAGGTGGTTTTTCTGCTTTTTCCGAATTACGAATCGGCAGCATTATTCTTCAGCAAAAACCATTGCAGGATTATAATATCGATCAGAAAATAAAGGCTATCTCTGATGCCATAAAAAAAGAAGGTGCCTGGTTGCTCGATTTTAATCCGGACGTAGAACAATGGCAAAACCGAATAATCAGTCTAAGACAATGGGAAAGCAATGGTGATTGGCCGGATGTAAGTACAAGCCACCTTCTTGCAACCAATTATGAATGGCTTTCGCCTTATCTGGCTGATGTAAAAAAGCCGGAAGACCTGAAAAGAATCGACCTCAAGAAAGTACTGCAAAATCACCTGTCTTACGAATCGCAGCAATTATTGGATAAGCTTGCCCCCGAGCGGCTACAAGTTCCAAGTGGATCAAATATCAAACTTGAATATGGCTCAAGAGGTGAAGCACCGATTCTGGCGGTTCGTTTGCAGGAAATATTTGGCTTACTCGAAACTCCGACCGTTAACAATGGAAGTATAAAAATTCTACTGCATCTTCTATCACCAGGATTTAAGCCGGTTCAGGTTACCGATGATTTGAACAGCTTTTGGACCAATACCTATTTCGAGGTAAAAAAGGAACTAAAAGCGCGTTATCCGAAGCACCACTGGCCTGATAACCCGTTGGAGGCTGAGCCTTTGAGAGGTGTTAAACGGAGAGGCCCTAAAAATTAG
- a CDS encoding T9SS type A sorting domain-containing protein produces MKQNYLEPSRTDFSLSLLKKWLFRCWSIIMVVLLGIIIVPNSYGQTIVTEGSTVKAWFGIDADIHSNILTVNDSGFATPAYTDDWFQNPDITPTPIRGLGVIDQTDAGYWTSRVLSNYNTSFELRMSSDPDRNWEDPASGMLWIDAVYFRDNNSQGAFKDSTVFTAGSDANGANPSSWSLGIGGTPQKNDLVDVMGHMRKDENGDLYGIGAFTTISSDGNSHGDFEFFQSQVDLFEGALTNLGPDAGHTAWEFSQYAEGDVDSEGNPAIPGHYYISKVGDLIVSIDFENGGTEPQASVRLWMSDATFAGLNGMPSIPGLGFTLSGEFNSGEDATGFGYAGIVTPSTTYTIAWAVVNVDQNVLGAPWGSLEDKALYDSIQALQYAEFAINLTDLGIGDNFGGEDPCNQTLGSLMVKTRASSSFTAELKDFGGPFLFGVEYTTDITVQDLKTCVTGAESYEINLYSGVPNEFGGDIHFFEGAADTSNLASAIPNPTEFPVLADDMPKTIYARSTNTDDPSKLCYAVDSFVIDYWPEPLCDFPEEDVNYHNVTLVGGNDGWAEPQIDGGTGPFTYLWSVLPGDPEGFIPEGEEDDLRADGLTAGAYRLDIEDANGCTTWCEILISEPDAACDVTLDGAEICCPDVPVTLCATAAEGTIYSELTIFSWYTGETFDAATLYAENTGADPCQEFIVSEETTVWLVVNNQGCISEPQSAVITIDNTPLVDPVDGGETIECADDLNTPTPPAVYDNCGELIDPGEPVISPTPDCVGDVTYTWTYTDCLDREVQYIYTFTILPPVVNIPDDGGMEVACPADIVAPPAPELFDNCGRPLTFIGVTDPVTEVCNGPVTFTYTWEDCLGVEYTWDYVFTVLDPVVNIPDDGGMEVACPSDIVAPPAPELFDNCGRPLTFTGVTDPVTEVCNGPVTFTYTWEDCLGVEYTWDYVFTVLDPVVNIPDDGGMEVACPSDIVAPAAPELFDNCGRPLTYIGVTDPVTEVCNGPVTFTYTWEDCLGVEYTWDYVFTVLDPVVNIPDDGGMEVACPSDIVAPAAPELFDNCGRPLTFIGVTDPVTEVCNGPVTFTYTWEDCLGVEYTWDYVFTVLDPVVNIPDDGGMEVACPSDIVAPPAPELFDNCGRPLTYIGVTDPVTEVCNGPVTFTYTWEDCLGVEYTWDYVFTVLDPVVIIPDDGGMEVACPSDIVAPAAPELFDNCGRPLTYIGVTDPVTEVCNGPVTFTYTWEDCLGVEYTWDYVFTVLDPVVNIPDDGGMEVACPSDIVAPAAPELFDNCGRPLTFTGVTDPVTEVCNGPVTFTYTWEDCLGVEYTWDYVFTVLDPVVNIPDDGGMEVACPADIVAPAAPELYDNCGRMLTFIGMNDPDTEVCNEDVVFIYTYTDCLQREYTWKYTFVVKDDIPPVITIDPYDETLCNMDVPEMLTASWTDNCAEGDMLTAYAQMYMANDCDTTYFYAFEAMDDCENVSKDTAFITKESMVYDNCETAFAYYSEEISTCFIDDPDYKFNRWGWTNAISEGSYEMPLYAGAAHCELGKGLEVGTVMVDYTGASLSVEYVLFEGYVMNEAHVYVGCEPYPMKNGKATVAPGQFTYTASDLQNSGGVAINFNEVSGEMIYVIAHAVTCEVVCACSDYEGPHDGDPLIYQGVPIVCEEALEANTVYDETTGDNSKENKGKAKGNNKNITTDIAVFNLSDLKVYPNPFDDKVNIQFMTEKGGHAVLEIHNMLGQRVVRLLDKQVEAGELQRVEFKPETEISGMYLYRLDIDGDVRIGKLIYRNR; encoded by the coding sequence ATGAAACAAAATTACTTAGAACCTTCGAGAACAGATTTCTCGTTGTCGTTATTAAAAAAATGGCTGTTCCGATGTTGGAGCATTATAATGGTAGTGCTATTGGGCATTATTATCGTCCCCAATAGTTATGGACAAACAATTGTTACAGAAGGATCCACTGTTAAAGCATGGTTTGGAATAGACGCCGACATCCATTCCAATATTCTTACTGTAAATGACTCTGGATTTGCTACACCTGCATACACGGATGACTGGTTCCAAAATCCTGATATTACACCAACACCAATCAGAGGATTAGGTGTAATTGACCAAACAGATGCAGGTTATTGGACAAGCCGGGTGCTTAGTAATTACAACACTTCATTTGAGTTAAGAATGAGTTCGGATCCAGATCGTAATTGGGAAGATCCTGCATCCGGAATGCTTTGGATTGACGCAGTTTACTTCAGGGATAACAATTCGCAGGGAGCATTCAAAGACTCAACTGTGTTTACCGCTGGATCAGACGCGAACGGCGCCAATCCTAGTTCGTGGAGCCTGGGCATTGGTGGAACACCTCAGAAAAACGACCTGGTAGATGTGATGGGCCACATGCGAAAAGACGAAAATGGAGATCTTTATGGAATAGGAGCCTTTACCACCATTTCTTCGGATGGTAATTCACATGGCGATTTCGAATTTTTCCAGAGTCAGGTTGATCTATTCGAAGGAGCTTTAACGAACCTTGGTCCTGATGCCGGACATACTGCCTGGGAATTTAGTCAATATGCTGAGGGCGACGTTGATTCTGAAGGTAACCCCGCTATTCCAGGCCATTATTATATATCTAAAGTCGGAGACCTGATCGTTAGCATCGATTTTGAAAACGGAGGAACCGAACCTCAGGCTTCGGTTAGACTTTGGATGTCAGATGCAACGTTTGCTGGTTTGAATGGAATGCCTAGCATACCTGGATTAGGATTTACTTTATCTGGAGAATTTAATAGTGGTGAAGACGCAACCGGATTTGGATATGCCGGAATTGTAACACCAAGTACAACATATACAATTGCATGGGCAGTTGTAAATGTGGATCAAAATGTGTTGGGAGCCCCCTGGGGAAGTTTGGAAGATAAAGCCCTTTATGATTCTATTCAGGCACTTCAATATGCCGAATTTGCCATTAATTTAACTGATCTTGGAATTGGTGATAATTTTGGTGGAGAAGATCCCTGTAACCAGACCTTAGGATCGCTTATGGTTAAAACCCGTGCTTCTTCTTCATTTACTGCCGAGTTAAAAGATTTTGGCGGGCCATTCCTTTTTGGAGTTGAATACACAACGGATATTACTGTACAGGATTTAAAAACTTGCGTAACAGGAGCCGAATCTTACGAAATTAATCTCTATTCAGGAGTGCCTAATGAGTTTGGTGGTGATATTCATTTCTTTGAAGGTGCTGCCGACACAAGCAATTTAGCTTCCGCAATTCCCAATCCTACAGAATTTCCTGTTCTCGCCGATGATATGCCAAAAACGATTTATGCTCGGAGCACCAACACGGATGATCCCTCTAAACTGTGTTATGCTGTTGATAGTTTTGTTATCGATTATTGGCCTGAGCCGTTATGCGATTTCCCTGAGGAAGATGTAAATTATCACAATGTTACTTTAGTTGGTGGCAACGACGGATGGGCAGAACCACAAATCGACGGAGGAACTGGACCATTTACATACTTATGGAGTGTCCTACCTGGAGATCCGGAAGGTTTTATACCGGAAGGTGAGGAAGATGACTTAAGAGCAGATGGTTTGACCGCCGGAGCTTATCGGCTTGATATTGAGGATGCAAATGGTTGTACAACCTGGTGTGAGATTCTGATTAGTGAACCCGATGCAGCATGTGATGTAACCCTTGATGGTGCAGAAATTTGCTGTCCCGATGTTCCGGTTACACTTTGCGCTACGGCAGCAGAAGGAACTATTTATTCTGAGTTAACTATATTTAGCTGGTATACTGGCGAAACGTTTGACGCGGCTACTTTATATGCCGAGAATACCGGTGCTGATCCTTGCCAGGAGTTTATTGTTTCAGAAGAAACTACTGTTTGGTTGGTGGTAAATAATCAAGGATGTATCAGTGAACCTCAGAGTGCAGTTATTACTATTGATAATACACCGTTAGTTGATCCTGTAGATGGCGGAGAAACTATCGAATGTGCAGATGATCTTAATACACCAACACCACCCGCTGTTTATGATAATTGTGGTGAATTGATCGATCCGGGAGAACCAGTTATTAGTCCAACACCAGATTGCGTAGGTGATGTTACCTATACATGGACTTATACCGACTGTTTAGATCGTGAGGTACAATATATTTATACTTTTACTATTTTACCACCTGTTGTAAACATACCTGATGATGGCGGAATGGAAGTTGCATGTCCTGCAGATATTGTAGCACCACCAGCACCAGAATTGTTTGACAACTGCGGTCGTCCGTTGACCTTTATTGGAGTAACAGATCCTGTTACAGAAGTTTGTAACGGACCGGTTACCTTCACTTATACCTGGGAAGATTGTCTTGGAGTTGAATATACCTGGGATTATGTCTTTACAGTACTGGATCCTGTTGTAAACATACCTGATGATGGCGGAATGGAAGTTGCATGTCCTTCGGATATTGTAGCGCCACCAGCACCAGAATTGTTTGACAACTGCGGTCGTCCGTTGACCTTTACTGGAGTAACAGATCCTGTTACAGAAGTTTGTAACGGACCGGTGACCTTCACTTATACCTGGGAAGATTGTCTTGGAGTTGAATACACCTGGGATTATGTCTTTACAGTATTGGATCCTGTTGTAAACATACCTGATGATGGCGGAATGGAAGTTGCATGTCCTTCGGATATTGTAGCACCGGCAGCACCAGAATTGTTTGACAACTGCGGTCGTCCGTTGACCTATATTGGAGTAACAGATCCTGTTACAGAAGTTTGTAACGGACCGGTGACCTTCACTTATACCTGGGAAGATTGTCTTGGAGTTGAATACACCTGGGATTATGTCTTTACGGTACTGGATCCTGTTGTAAACATACCTGATGATGGCGGAATGGAAGTTGCATGTCCTTCGGATATTGTAGCGCCGGCAGCACCAGAATTGTTTGACAACTGCGGTCGTCCGTTGACCTTTATTGGAGTAACAGATCCTGTTACAGAAGTTTGTAACGGACCGGTTACCTTCACTTATACCTGGGAAGATTGTCTTGGAGTTGAATACACCTGGGATTATGTGTTTACGGTACTGGATCCTGTTGTAAACATACCTGATGATGGCGGAATGGAAGTTGCATGTCCTTCGGATATTGTAGCGCCACCAGCACCAGAATTGTTTGACAACTGCGGTCGTCCGTTGACCTATATTGGAGTAACAGATCCTGTTACAGAAGTTTGTAACGGACCGGTTACCTTCACTTATACCTGGGAAGATTGTCTTGGAGTTGAATACACCTGGGATTATGTCTTTACAGTACTGGATCCTGTTGTAATCATACCTGATGATGGCGGAATGGAAGTTGCATGTCCTTCGGATATTGTAGCACCGGCAGCACCTGAATTGTTTGACAACTGTGGTCGTCCGTTGACCTATATTGGAGTAACAGATCCTGTTACAGAAGTTTGTAACGGACCGGTGACCTTCACTTATACCTGGGAAGATTGTCTTGGAGTTGAATACACCTGGGATTATGTGTTTACGGTATTGGATCCTGTTGTAAACATACCTGATGATGGCGGAATGGAAGTTGCATGTCCTTCGGATATTGTAGCACCGGCAGCACCTGAATTGTTTGACAACTGCGGTCGTCCGTTGACCTTTACTGGAGTAACAGATCCTGTTACAGAAGTTTGTAACGGACCGGTTACCTTCACTTATACCTGGGAAGATTGTCTTGGAGTTGAATACACCTGGGATTATGTCTTTACAGTATTGGATCCTGTTGTAAACATACCTGATGATGGCGGAATGGAAGTTGCATGTCCTGCAGACATTGTAGCGCCGGCAGCACCTGAGTTATACGATAACTGTGGTCGCATGCTTACATTTATTGGCATGAACGATCCAGATACAGAAGTATGTAATGAGGATGTTGTATTTATTTATACATACACTGATTGTCTGCAACGTGAGTATACATGGAAATACACTTTCGTTGTTAAAGACGATATTCCACCAGTTATTACCATAGACCCATACGACGAAACGTTATGTAATATGGATGTTCCTGAAATGCTAACAGCTAGCTGGACAGATAATTGTGCAGAAGGTGACATGCTTACAGCATATGCACAAATGTATATGGCAAACGATTGCGATACTACTTATTTCTACGCATTTGAAGCCATGGACGATTGTGAAAATGTTTCGAAGGACACAGCCTTTATTACCAAAGAAAGTATGGTATATGACAACTGTGAAACTGCCTTTGCTTACTATAGTGAGGAAATCAGTACTTGTTTCATCGATGATCCGGATTATAAGTTCAATCGTTGGGGATGGACAAATGCCATAAGTGAAGGTTCTTACGAAATGCCGTTGTATGCTGGCGCAGCACATTGCGAACTGGGCAAAGGTTTAGAAGTGGGAACCGTTATGGTTGATTACACAGGAGCATCATTATCAGTTGAGTATGTCTTATTTGAAGGATATGTGATGAATGAAGCACATGTTTATGTGGGCTGTGAACCATATCCAATGAAAAATGGTAAAGCAACTGTTGCACCGGGACAATTTACCTATACTGCCAGTGATTTGCAAAATTCAGGTGGAGTTGCCATTAACTTTAATGAAGTAAGTGGAGAGATGATCTATGTAATTGCCCACGCCGTAACTTGCGAAGTGGTATGTGCATGCTCTGACTATGAAGGGCCACACGATGGAGATCCACTGATTTACCAAGGTGTTCCTATTGTTTGTGAAGAAGCTCTGGAAGCAAATACTGTATATGATGAAACTACTGGTGATAATAGTAAAGAGAACAAGGGCAAAGCGAAAGGTAATAACAAAAATATTACTACCGATATTGCTGTGTTTAACTTAAGCGATCTGAAAGTGTATCCGAACCCATTCGATGACAAAGTAAACATTCAGTTTATGACAGAGAAGGGTGGACATGCAGTACTTGAAATTCACAATATGCTTGGACAACGAGTTGTTCGATTACTTGACAAACAAGTTGAAGCTGGTGAATTGCAGCGTGTAGAATTCAAACCTGAAACCGAAATATCAGGAATGTATCTCTACAGACTGGATATCGATGGCGATGTCCGGATTGGAAAACTTATTTACCGTAACAGATAA
- a CDS encoding response regulator transcription factor, whose protein sequence is MCYIAILENYSLFCSGIKSVLEQAGDCKIAFEAKTINAFMSILKVEKPDVIIIDVIHCQDEGISAIKKIRRKTSRTPILLVLSTDYSDYFEEYISHGVNGFVFNDSGADNLVNAIKALRNGDDHFPPRVWQLLKKYLRSKKSSVSFEDKRILSNRELTILKHFCKGYTYKEIGAKLNISPRTVESHKKNIQTKLSVRSTAEMIEFAYQNSLQ, encoded by the coding sequence ATGTGCTACATTGCCATATTAGAAAACTATTCACTTTTTTGTTCGGGAATAAAGTCGGTTCTGGAGCAGGCGGGAGATTGTAAGATTGCATTCGAGGCCAAGACAATTAATGCTTTTATGAGCATTTTGAAGGTCGAAAAACCGGATGTAATTATTATTGATGTCATTCATTGTCAGGACGAAGGGATCAGCGCGATAAAAAAGATCAGGCGAAAAACATCGCGTACGCCAATTTTATTGGTATTAAGCACTGATTATTCCGATTATTTCGAGGAATACATCAGCCATGGAGTAAATGGCTTTGTTTTTAACGATTCGGGAGCCGATAACCTGGTAAATGCAATAAAAGCGTTAAGAAATGGCGATGACCATTTTCCCCCGCGCGTATGGCAACTGTTAAAAAAATACCTTAGATCCAAAAAGTCTTCTGTGTCATTTGAAGATAAACGTATACTTTCCAATCGCGAACTCACCATTTTAAAACACTTTTGCAAAGGGTATACTTACAAGGAAATAGGGGCGAAGCTGAATATTAGTCCACGCACGGTTGAATCGCATAAAAAGAATATACAAACAAAGTTAAGTGTTCGATCTACCGCAGAAATGATCGAATTTGCGTACCAAAATAGTTTACAATAA